ATGCCATGTCAGTGTTCCTACAAGGCACTAGCGCAGGAGCTCTGGAGAGAGAACCTGCAAAGGGAACTGGACATGTTAACTCTTTACTACAGTACAAGGAAATAGCCAACAGTTACAGAAAAAGGCACCATAAGcccagttttcttcctctttaagtTTAGATCAAAGTTGATTGGTTATAGTATATAAACGACTGTCTCAGATTCCATCTATCCAGGGATAAATTAGCCATCCAGGTACTTCAGATTAGAATTGATTAGTGGTTGGTGGCAAATTTAGATCTGATACTTCAAACTTAATTCTTTAACTGAGGCCTATGATGAACACAGTGTCCCTGGGACTCTACTATGAAGAACCCTGTATTAGCAACCTAATTCAGCTCCCTTCCATCAATCTGATGAATGAACAGGCCCAAATAACAGTCAAAGAATTATGCAAGTTCTATAACTACCCAGAGGACATTATTTTCTTTAGTACTGTCACAGCTTAGTCTTTAATTTGTATTCAGTTCCTTATTTCTAAATGCTGTATGAGAACATTTCCCAAGTTTGACTTTCTagtgacaaaataaaataattgaaatgaGCTTCACAGAGATAGCTTGCAAGTTGGAGAAATGTAGAACAGGATGAAATCCCTGAAAAGCTAAGTACTCACAAGTTAACTTTGTATTTCAAGTTTTTATGTCCACACATCAGATGAGACTGATGTGAATGTTTAAATAAATCCCTTCCCCCAAAGGATGAAGatacagcagctgcagaggcctGAGCAACAGCTGTAGCAATCATGCCTACCGCACCACAGGTTTAGCGGGCATCATTGAGCTGCCTTGCTACACTAAGGATATGTTTAGCCCCCTTACTCAGAAGTAAATTAGCAAGTTCAACACCAAGGTTCTCTGCAGCTTGCTGGGCCTGACAAGGAACAGTCTTGGCCGTGATGCCAACATGCTGCACATCATCATTTGGTCCATCTTCATTCTGCAAATACAAATATCTCAATGTAAGGCAGCAGGAAGGAATAGGCAGTCAATTGTTTAATCCATGCGGAGACCTGGGTAAAATGCGTGGTCTGAAGAGTCCAGAATGGTGGTGTCCTGTTACAGTTTCCAAGAACTCTTATCAGAACAGGGGGGAATGAAGTTGAGGCTTTGAAGGACCAGACCAAAAGCAATAGATATCAAAAGGCCTGGTTTTGTCATCCAGCTTCAGGTTTGGATTTTGAAGCCAAAATGCGGTTCACGTACCTGTTGTGGATAATTAACACTGGTCTGCATAGTCTCCTTCAGGCTATCGGAACCGTCCAAGCTGTAGACTGCTCCAGTCAAATACAACTTAGAAAGACACACAGAAAGGATTagtaacatttcaaaacaaaacaaaacacaaaaacaacccAAGCCAAgcatctccttaaaaaaaaaaaaaaaaaaaaaaaaaaaaaaaaaaaagtcaaaatatgagCCAAATCTGGAGGAGAATGCTTTCATAGCCCAGTGGGACCAGCAGGAATAGAGATATGATAAAGCTGTAAGGAAAGCAATCCCTGCTAGGGAAGATGCGACTTTCTTAGAAAAAGGctgaatttttttccagctttccatCTTCTTAATGATTGTAGTGTTGTGTAAAAACATTGATTTTCAGGAGTCAGAAATGAGACTTTTCCAGACCTAAGGGCAATGCTACCTTTAAAGGAGGAAAAGCCTGATTATAAGGGCATTTTCCAACACAGAGCTTCAGTGACCAGACCCATTCTCGTAGCCCTACTTTGGGCACCAACCTGGAAAACTTGAATCAGGGCCCTATCTGCTCTACTCAGTTGTAAAGATGTCTACTGGAGTTAGCTTCAGGGAAGTCTCGGGGAATATGCATACATTGGAACAGTTTTTCAGGACTAATCCCAGAAAAATACGAAGTACTCCTTACCTGGCCATCTTTCAGCGTGGTGTTGACTGCAACAGGAACACTACATCCACCCTCCTAAACCAGAAAGAAGCTGACACTGAGGTTGCTACCTGACACATTCAAAGCAGAAGCTTCTGCAAAATTTGTGTTGCACACAACTCTAGCTATCACACTTCAGTCacttacacacacacaatctATTTGGCAGACTTACCATACCATATTTCCAGTTTAACTCTAGCGGAGCCATATTTACTGCTCCTGCAGGATGGaagcaagcagaaaaagcaaCAATGCCACACATACCAAATGTTTCATAAAGGCTCTCTCAGCAATGCAGCATAGCACAGTTTCTCCATCATGCAGGGCAGATACCATATTCAGTATCTCTTGGTCTTTGGCACGAACTTCCACTGCTAAGGCACCCtacaagaagaaaatttaaaacaaacaaacaaacaacccttcAGCTTTATGCATATGCATCTCTGTGTCTTCTGCATCTTCTCATGACTCAGCACAGTCATGAAACAAAATTCATAGGCTCGGACGCATTTCACTTGGGAAGTTtagacatttataaaaataaatcaggaaacaATCCACTGGTTGCAAAGGGTTCTTTTTCCACCTAGAAACAAGTGCATTTGGACTGTGTGCCGAGTGCCATGCTTCAGCTCCACACTGCTGGGGTTAGCAAACTGGGAGTAAGGGGGGGAAGGTGGTGTCACAGTGCAGAGATACTGCAGCAGCTCTCCGCAGTTAGCCTGGTGCAGCTCAGCACTGATCCTGCCAGGGCCTCCCTGACTTTTGCAGAGACACTCCAGTGTAATTGTGTCACACGTTGCATTTATTAACCATTTTTCCATTACTGATGATGCCTCAGCCCCCAAAACAAAAGCTAGCAGAGAACTGCCTACTATTCTTCCCACAGTCTGTGCATAAACAGTTTAACAGTCACCAAAAGAGACCGACGTAGTTATTTGGCAACTAACAATGGAAATACTCGGCTGTCACACAGTTATCTACTCTGACACATTGTACTGCTGTTGGCTTTCCATACACAGTAACGCTTCAGACGCACAAGCTGTAACATACCTGTCCAACAGCATACAGACAGTCTTCCGGGCTTAGGATCTAGAAGGAAGCAGAATCAGAATTAATTCAGGTTGCACAATTTAGAATAGAGAAAGCGAGAGCTGAATTCTATGCTGACCTCCAAAATCAGCTGATTGTGTGCCTGACCATGAAAATATCACCTCCTCCTTCCTGTGCCTCAGTGTTTCCATCCCTAACATGAGGTAAGCTACTTCCCTTCATTAGGATTGTAACATTTCATTAATTAGTTATCAAAAATATCTTGGCTGCCCACCGCTGTGTTGCTGGACACAAGTATTGTGAAGTGCAGGGAGATTATCAGATTACAAACTCTTTCTGCGCCATGAAAAGATGCATGGTAAATTTGTActtgtaaagaaacaaaaatgcctGAAACGCATCAAACCACAGGCTAATGTGGAAGTGGATTCAGCAGGCTGCATGCTCATCTGTGATGGCACTAGCACTAGGCCTGAAAGCGAAGCAGTTAGTGGTTCAGAAGAGAATGTtgttttctgctctgctgctctttACCTGGCCAATGCGATTCTCCCAGCCCATTCTCTtcagcccagcagcagccaggattATGGCACTGAAGTCTTCCTTCTCATCGAGTTTCTTCAAGCGGGTGTTTAAATTCCCTCTCTGCAGAGGTGGTTAAGCAAGTATAGAAACAGCATGCAAACAGTCCTATAACCCTTCACTTGAGTGTGTTTACAGAACGCATAGAGCTTGACAGCCTCCAAACGAGAATCAGTCAGGGTACCATCCCGAAACAAGTGTTAAACATGGACAATTGTTCCACCATCTTTCGAGAGAACTTTCCTCAGTGCTATGGAATATTCATTCAAGCACTGACTCTCAAAAGATATCCATGTCATTTAAGGTGCACTGTTGGCACCTGACACCAACTCATTTTGCAAGGCATAGAACTGGGTTACTAGGACCGAGATAACACTGCTTTTTACCACTAGTTCAGTGGCTCAAGTCATGTCTAAGGTATTGGGGACCAAACGACAGTTGGCCACCACTGTAACAAACACACGGGAGGCATCTGTCAAGCAGGTTTCAGAACATTTCTTATTGTAAAATGCTTCTACCTCTTTAAAGCTAGAATAAGGCCAGGCCTTTTCTTTACGGTTTCAGAAGAAAGAGGATTGAGACCATTATACACCCCTCTCAGAATACATTAGAGGAGGTAGCCTTGGGGGAAGGGGTTTGTTCTTGTAGGTCTGGCATTGAGAATCAGCCTTGATTCTAGACTTCGCATTACAGTAAGctctattttcctttttgcagcttTATACAGCTCCCACTTTTTGCCAGGAAAGGATACGATATCCCTGAATTCTAACTGAGGGAACCTCTTTTTGAGCTGGGCTGCTCGCCGAAGTGAACTGGTTCCAATTACGCTGTTGGAAAAATCAAATCAGTGAAATCCAGAATACTCCTGCACTTACCTCCAGCCAAAGATATGTCAGAAGTTTCAAGGAAgcattcagcaattttttttttttttaatttctaacaGAAGTGAAGATCTTGAGAATCTGCCTACAATTTATATTTTCTTGGCAGAAGGAAAAACTACTTAGTGGGGTTTAGTACAAAGTCTGGCTGAAACCAGAAGGCCATTCACAAGGGACTGATTTTACaggagaagcttctggaaggcAGCCTTTAGCCATCGTCAGGGACTGATGAAACTTCATTTAAAGAGCATGACCACCTCCAACCAAGTCATCTCCACCGGCAGTCCACAAAGAAAGTTGTCACAGAGAACAGACTCGGCTGTCCCAAACTAAGGCAGATGGAACCAGCCAACCTAAATGACATAAGATGACAGAGAACCTTTGGAAACAACAATGTGCATAACTGGACACCATGGAAAGCTGCCAGTCTGGCCAGTATTTCCTTTCCAGAGATGTATGCTATTCACTTTTGTTGGTACCCTAGAACCTAAACCAGATATGACCTTCCAGCTACCCAGTTACACAGAAGTGTGAATCTACGTTTGTGACACTGctactttgtttcttttgtttttaatacagaaaaacaaaatctttctaaTACAGTTACCTTAATATGAGTAATTTCACTCAGCAGTCTCAGGCAAAAGAATCCAATAACCTCTATGAAGAGGCACGGAAAACCAGTCAAGTAACTCAAAACAGAGAAACTGCTCATCTCACAGAGAACCACAGGGAGGGGAGGCGAGGCCAAACAACCAACGAAGAAATCAGAATTGGCTGGGTGAGAACAACGAGAGCACGGTTCAGGCCAGTACAAACTAAACGATGCACTAGACACAGCCTAGACTGCGTGCCCTTCCCTGCAGCGAGCACTCTATAAAGGGTGAGGAATTCGCTCTGGAGGCCATGATAAGGAAGGGTCTAACCTGAGAAAACACTGAATCTCAAAGATGGCTGCAGGGATCCAACCTGACTCAATTAGTCTACAGCACACCTACAAGACAGTGTTGCTCCTTCCAGCAAGTGAGTTCAATGTAATGTATATAAAAAGCTAATTTTAGGCAACATAGAaccactaaagaaaaaaacaaaggagcaTATCGACACATCACTGGGAAATATTAAGAAACCCCTTCTTTCCATTTCTACACCTTACTGTCTTCCCCTTCTCTCCGCTTACCTCTTTTCAGGAAGGAGGCTGAGTGTTTTCCCAGAATTCTTGGGATGAAAGACAACAGCGTCATGTGGGTTTTCCcttctgcaaagcaaagcaagagCAGAATAGCCAAGACATCATTTAACAGAACGCTGTTAAAACTTCAACAGTTCTTTTCTCAGTCCTCACAGGAACTGTCCCCAGCTCCAAAATAAGCCCCTTTACCCTTGTAAAAGTAAGGATTTCCAGCAAGCCCACTGGCCACAGAATTCTAGGATAGCTACAGCTCTACCACCGATTCGGAGAATAATCGGAGGGTGAACAAACTTGGAAGAGGCAGGCATAACCTGCTGACGTGCTTAATCCTTACCTGGAAGAGTTCACTGCAGGATGGGGGGAAACAGTATCTCCTACGGACCTTGCGCGTGCCCACAGGCTTGCGCTCCCTCCCTTTACCATTTTGCCTATTCCCAAGTCAGGTAGAACAGTAACAAGCACTGTTGCACAGTGACCTACATGGATACCAATCACCACATGGCACAGAAATCCAGAAGACATTTCATTAAAATGGCTTTTAACTGTTACTAAAACAAAGCAGATTCCAGCTACTGACCTAAATGAGAGAGGGGTCTTAAGTGTCTGCCAAGCCTTGTGCAAGCCAGCCCTTCAGCCACAACTGCCCCATTGCTTCCTCCAGGTTTTAAGGAGGAGTGAAGCAGCCCAACATGCCATCTTTGTAATGGCACAAGTGTggcagtgaagaaaaagaagtaacTAACAGGACTGTGTAGTCAATTTTACTTGCGAGAGTCAGGCCTGACAGACCTGagttgttttgtttgggttttttgttttcgtTTGTTCCTAAAGAGAACctaatttgcttttgcttttctactCACACTTTAAAATGCCGGTCCCTCAGAGAATCAAGCCTTGCATCCACACTTACTTGCAGATAGCGCCAATCgtaaagccaggagggagagaaGTTGGCAGGTCCTTCAAGGAGTGAACCACCAGGTCAACTCTAAAAATTAGGAGACAGTAATCAGAGTACTGAAGAGATGGTCGGGCCCGTGAGGTACCTACCAGAGCCTGCAAGTAAGGTACGGAGAAGTGAGAATCCGCACTGGGCATTAAtgtggaagagagagagggatttCAGGATGCTACAGCCAGAATTACTAGAGAACGACAGTGTAACATCAGAAAGGTCACTTCatctttctctgtccctctttccCCCCCGTAAAGATTAGGATAATGCCTTCCTCCCACCAGTGCTGCAAGACACATTACAACAATCAGGTTGAGTCAGGGGAAGATGCAGGAGAAGTGCACATGGAGAAATTCATTGAACCAGTATGCAACCAGTATGTTGGCTGATATTACACTTCAAAGTGAAAATAACTGCTAGCCAAAGTACAAGCCGTCTGCCTCATTACAAGGACAATGAACAAAACAGTAAATGATTGTGCCTACAGAGGGTTTTTTTACTGACTTTACTGGAAAACGTTATCACGTGCCTATGTGTAAGAGAGGCAAAAGAAAGTCTTTGTTTTTAAACCCACTTTAACGATGCCACAAGCACCACAGCAACTCTTCTCAGGATATTACAAAAAAGCAATAACCTCTTTCTGCTCCACTATGAGTCTGAACTGAGCTTTTCTGTAGAAACAAGATACAGTAAAAAGCAGCACCACCTCCCCATGTCCAATTCTCCAGCGTGCTTATCAACAAGTAAAATTACTAGgccaagtgttttaaaaataatgtagttGTAAGCAGGAAGTAGATTAGATGAGACATCTACTCTGATGCGCATGTAACACGCAAATCGCATAGGTGAACCAACCAGGGCAGACTTTGTGACATGACAGCTTTTCTTCAAAACATACAGCCTGAATCTAGAGcagagagtaaaaaaaaagacagtgactTATCCAAAAGGGTCTCTTTCTTAGTCTATGACGTagcagaaaaggaggaaactAGATCACATGTGCAGCAAGTCCAGGATGTCCAAAGAGTACCATGAATGCCAGGCAACAAAGGGAAAGCATTGAGCTCTTACTCATTTCTTTCGAGTGCATTTTCCAGCTCTTTGGTGAAGAGGCTCTTCTCCCCAATCTAAACGTGAATGAAGGAACGCGAAGCACAATAAAAAGTTTGCAAATATACCATCATGTACAATTACTCtgcatttagaggaaaaaaaaaaaaaaagaaattctttaccTTGGAAAGCGCTGTATCCAAGATCTTGTCTCCCGTTGTTGACATGGCAACTGTTCAGCAAGAGAGAGCACAGGCAAAATGTAAGGCATGGTCAGCACACGTAGGCCTGGACTAGAAATGGGTATGTAACACACGACACACAGTAGTACAGCGTTACGCACTGCTGTGTGAACACAGACTCAGGATAAACATGAGAGCAGTTCACTTCTAGGAAAGTGTTGTACTTAACGCAGGCAAAAAATGAGATTTCTTTCACTATCCTGGAAAacaccaagaaagaaaagagggcatGTTTTGGGAAGAGCAGGCTCAGTGGAAATTGTCCAGGTCTTTCCCTGGAGCGCTGGCAGACACTCAGCAGCTTTCTTCAGTGCAAGACCGGGCTCCCAGTTCTTCCTATGCTGTTGAACGCCACAAGCCCCAGACAGGAAAGCATCCTTGGCGCATACGCTGAAGTCCAGGGTGCGGCCAGACTGATGCTAGGTTCTCAAAACGTAGCAACGTAATACCATCTACATTGTGTACTCAGATCCTCAGCTATTGGTAGTTTCTGAAGTCCATCTTTCTTCCTtggaagacagcagcagcagttgcccgGCCACACATCCCTAACTGAACTCAGACTGGACTCCCGGATAAGTGAGGGATAATTCTCCTCCTCATGACAGCGCTCTAAACTCACATCTTGTACACAAAGATAACCGGCTGGCTCCTGCTGCTATCTACCTCAGAGCAACATCCAAAAAACTTACCAATCTCATAGTGGAGGTCGGGATATAGCTCACGGAGCATCTCAACTACACTATCGGTCTGAATCCGGGCCAGCTGCaacaaagcagaaagcaaagctcCATGCAAAAAGTGCATCGTTGGTACAGTAGCTAGAGAAGCCTTTAGCCTTCTTTGATAGTCACTCATAACCATGACATCCTCTAAAACATAAGCATTAGAAACAAGTAGCATCACACAAAATAGCTCATACGTACAAACCTTTTGAATCTGTACTATGACCAGAGCACCCCACGTACTAAGTGTGTGCCTGAGGAGGCACAGCAAAGAGATTTTATTCAGCTAAAAACGGCAACTAGAGCAAACGACTCAATGTCAGGATTCGCACACTCTACTTCCAGCTGTTTCGATTAAGTCAGCAGTTGTCCTGCAATCAGACATCCCATTTCTGTACACCACCCCAGCACCTTTATGCATGGGCAGCACTTACCTACCTAACTTTAGGCCACCCTGCTTCATCTCTGTGGAAGGCCACTACTGAAAGAATGATGCTAAAGACATgtcattattttattacttttaaaattaaggCAGATCAAAACTTAGGCTTTCAGATGTATGTGTACAAGCAGCAGAAAGGCAAACAAGACCATCCTGCTGCCACTCACTGACAAACAAACAAGTCATATCACATGCTAGGTACTATATGCTTTTTCTAGGAATATGAATTTTATCAGTGCTGCAAGTTTTGAAAGGAGCCAGTAGGATTTCACTTTGCCTGTGGAAAGTTTCTGCTGCAGGCAAATCTGAGTTACTCGTGCTGCATAAGATCAGAGCTCTATTCAGAGGTTCTACGGACAAAAGAAAGTAACAGCTCGAGTCTGCACACAGAGCAAGCAACAGGTCTTAAACCAGTAAAATACAGGAAGAACTTTTCCTTGTACAATAGCAGCAGAAGCAAGTAAAACAGAACCAGTATAGTATTAGCAGAGAAACTTTCCACAAATACAAGCAGCACTAGAGTCAAGCAACCACAGCTGCATAGAAAATGGGTGTTTCAGTCTCTGCCCTGACGAGCTATGTAGCCTAGGGCAACTGACTTCGTTCTCAGGACTGCGGTTGCCCTAACATATAAAACGAGCATAAGTAGTTGTTTCCCTTTGTAAAGGGCCGCAAGAGTCTCAGGTTGGAAACGGGGATAGCACACATGCAAGGCTACGTCCCTTGCCCTGAAGCCCACGCGTAACGCCTTCCCACCCTCTCCGAAGCAGGGAATTCTTCCTAGAACTTGCTAGCAGGATGAAAAAGTTTATCTCAGAACAAAAGCCTCAGGGACGTTTATCTCCCCTTGCTATTCCGCTCCTCCCGCCGCAGCCGGATGGCCAAAGATACCCGCGCTATCTGCGGGCACCCTCTGCGAGGGCCGAAGCAGGGTGCCTCTTCTCGGCTGCCTCCCTTTAGGGCTGCACGAGCCCTGCACGCTCGCAGGTGCACAGCGCGGCCGCCCTCGCCGCGGAAAGGCGCTCGCTGCCCCGGTCCCGGAGGGTCTGCGCCAAGGCAGCGCCCCTCGGAGCTGCCCGTTACCGCCTCCCGAAGCGCGCCCGGAGCCCCGTCAGCACCGGGGCGGGCGGGACCCCCCTCCCGCCACCCCAGCGCCGGCGCGGCAGCCcagcctccccgccccggccgcggccccgagGCCGGCGCTCGCCTCCCCGGCGGCAGGACCCCGCGCCCAGGAAGGGCCCCCCGGGCTTACCTGGCTCCGGCGGGTGCCCACGCGGACCGCTCTGCCGCCCACGCCGTTCGCGCCCGGCGGCGACGAGCGGGGCAGCGGCCGCTCCCGCtcgggctccccgcgccccgaCCCCGCGGCTCGACtcccggcggccgggcccggcgccgccatGGCGCCACCTCCGcgctccccgctccgctccgctctgctgcacggcgccgccccgccccccccgcgcacgtcacgtccgccccccgccccgccccgcccccggcggcaaCGGCCGCTCGCGCCGCCCCGAGAGACGCCGCGCTGCGCGGGCAGGCCGCTTTATTGGGggggttggggcgggggggggtacAGGAGCCTCGGGGCGCGGCCGCGTCAGGTGCTGCGCTTGGCCGGCAcgagcagctcccgctgcaggCCCGCCTCGATCGTCGTGGCCGACCGTCCCGGGAAGTCGGTGATGAGGGTGAGCTTGTTGAAAACGCCTCGCCCGAAGTAGTCGGCGACAACGGAGAAGCCGTCGTTTGAGCACTTGAGCTGCGGGACACAGAGCGGCGTGATCAAGAAGAGCCTGCAGCCCAGCCCTTCGTCCCTCCCCGCTCATTTCCACCCCTCTGCGCTGCAGATACGCGTGCACGCTCTGCGGCACTCACGGCACACAGGCATAAGAGCGCCTTTCTTGCATTAAGCTTTTCTGCGACGGGGACATTCAACCTCTATGAACTCAGCTATTCCTTCTTTACTCTTCCGTTTGAACCACGCACAGAGAAGTTGAAAATAGACATAGTACCCAAGCACAAAAGCTACTGAAAACACACTGCCTGAGCCGCTCTAGTTTTTCCCCAAGGCATGAGCACGTTCCAGCCGCTACCCCATTCTGAACGTCGCTATTTGGTCCTCAGGGAAACACCGTGCAGAAGCACCACCCGTAACGCATGGGAGCTGCACTGTCCCCGTGCCCCTTTAAACGGCTGCTACTCCATCTTTGCAGAGCATCGAGGAATCCTCTTACCCTAAGAGCTGGAGTGACTGGCTTAGGTATAACGCCTCATTATTCTCACTCAATAGACCCTTGCCTACAAAATAACTTCCAGCCTCACCCTTCTCTACCAGCCTTAGGGGCCTGCAAAGCAAGCTCAATCCTGTTTATTTAAACTTGGCAAGCCAGGCAGCACGTTACCCACCTGATGCTGAAACTGGTCATGCAgatctctcttctgctcctgggCTCGGATCATGTCCATCACTTTGCGATTTTCTGGCATGCAAGTAGGGCATTCTGAATCGCTCTCAGAGTAGCTTTCAAAGCAATGCTGGTGGAAGGAATGACCACACAGGAAGTGGACTGAAGGCAGCTCCAGCGCACTGGTACAAATGCTACACTTGGTCTTCTGAAAGATCTTGGGACTGAGACaacaaaaggaaggagaagggtgGAAAAGACAAGGTACATTTTCTTCTTAGTAAAGTGGAATAACTTTCTACCCTATATAAGGCAAGACACCAAAGAGTCCCGCACCTTGCTTTTAGCTCTTCAATCTCCTGGCGGATCCTCGTGGTTTCTTCTCGGTACTTTTGAATTCTCTGCTCGTCCTGCTCGATTTGTCGGCTCTGCTTCTGCAGTTTGTTGACGAGATAATCCTTAATCACAGACAGTGTGGCTGTGGAGTTATGAGCCAGAGTCTGCACAACTGAAGACAACCAACATGTTAGTTTAAATGCCGGCAAAGAGCTGCGGCTACATTAGTCTTACCTGGATGGACCACTTTCTTTTAAGAGGTCGCTTACAGGCAAAGAGGTTCGGTATTTCTACTGAATCACAAACCTCATTTAAAGACTGTTTAAATTTGACCATTCGAGGGCCACAGCAACTAACGTGCTTCCAGAAACAGGTGACTGGGAGCATGTTTGGATAGCTCAGATCAAAGGGACAAAGCACAATTAGATGAGATTCTATTCCTACTTCCCAATCAATCCTCTGCGGGAGTTTGGGCAAGTCCTTCACCTCCCCACACTGACGGGAGGGAACACAGAGATGCGTAGGCATCTGTGTTTGAAACTGCAGATCTTTGCCCCCAGTTAGGGAGCTGTCACTAGCACCACTGTTCCCTATAGTGCAGCTTAGTACTTTGAGTGGTGGACTCGAACTTCATTGATACCTTTCAGACTTCTAGTATACACAGAGTGCTATAAACCAATCTTTTTGGTGCCACGTCTCAGTATTACCAAGCAGTGGAGGCATAAGATTCTTGCTCTCAATGTGTTTCAGCACTGCAGCAATATACTCCTTACAGTCCTCCTCCTTCCGTGCAAAGTAGCCAAGAGCCTGTTCCCAGAGGCAAGCCTCTTGGTCTCCATACAACTCACACACCTCAATCACCTTCTTGTATTGCTCATTCTGCATGTGGTAGTGCATAATCTGTTGGAAACtaaaggagaaggaagcagaTCAGCTATACAATCACCTCACTTGCTGAATTGTTACAGGGACCTAAGGTTTTCACCCTGCCATGCAATCCCCAGACATTGCCACAGAAGCCGAGACTGGTCTGTCATTCATGCTCTACATAAATGCCTTGCTATAACAATGGGAGATTCAGCCGAACCATGATCTGCAGTCCCTGTCTTGAGATACTCAAGAGATTTTCACTCTTCTAGGGCAGGAAGGCTTATTTACGGCTCAGTTATCCCCACGGTAGCggaagaaaaaagatgaggaGAGCAACACTCACAGTTTGCCCTGTTCGTAGAGGTAGAGGACACCATCCTTGAAATTGTGCATCTGACATAAGACCAAGGCCTTGTCAAAGACTGTTTTGAACCTTCCACTCTTCAGGAGGGTGATAGCTTCATTGTGCAGCTTCTCCTTTATCTACAGAGAACCAGGGCAGGGTGGAACAAACACGCAGATAGACCATTTTGCAGACCCGATGACAAGTTGCAGCTCT
This genomic window from Dromaius novaehollandiae isolate bDroNov1 chromosome 21, bDroNov1.hap1, whole genome shotgun sequence contains:
- the LOC135330451 gene encoding porphobilinogen deaminase-like isoform X1 is translated as MAAPGPAAGSRAAGSGRGEPERERPLPRSSPPGANGVGGRAVRVGTRRSQLARIQTDSVVEMLRELYPDLHYEIVAMSTTGDKILDTALSKIGEKSLFTKELENALERNEVDLVVHSLKDLPTSLPPGFTIGAICKRENPHDAVVFHPKNSGKTLSLLPEKSVIGTSSLRRAAQLKKRFPQLEFRDIRGNLNTRLKKLDEKEDFSAIILAAAGLKRMGWENRIGQILSPEDCLYAVGQGALAVEVRAKDQEILNMVSALHDGETVLCCIAERAFMKHLEGGCSVPVAVNTTLKDGQLYLTGAVYSLDGSDSLKETMQTSVNYPQQNEDGPNDDVQHVGITAKTVPCQAQQAAENLGVELANLLLSKGAKHILSVARQLNDAR
- the LOC135330451 gene encoding porphobilinogen deaminase-like isoform X2 — encoded protein: MLRELYPDLHYEIVAMSTTGDKILDTALSKIGEKSLFTKELENALERNEVDLVVHSLKDLPTSLPPGFTIGAICKRENPHDAVVFHPKNSGKTLSLLPEKSVIGTSSLRRAAQLKKRFPQLEFRDIRGNLNTRLKKLDEKEDFSAIILAAAGLKRMGWENRIGQILSPEDCLYAVGQGALAVEVRAKDQEILNMVSALHDGETVLCCIAERAFMKHLEGGCSVPVAVNTTLKDGQLYLTGAVYSLDGSDSLKETMQTSVNYPQQNEDGPNDDVQHVGITAKTVPCQAQQAAENLGVELANLLLSKGAKHILSVARQLNDAR